A DNA window from Mycobacterium sp. IDR2000157661 contains the following coding sequences:
- a CDS encoding urease accessory protein UreD: protein MRSDVVIVAPNGRRPRIECTGGLAARLTAADTVHLVSAAATPLGGDVITVRVVVESGARLAIRSAAATVALPGAATPESQAIWALEVAGDLDLDPQPTVVAGASRHVTTTRLTLTGTARVRVRERVQIGRSGERQGFWSGALHADVDGMPLLRHRMELGDGSVADDALGTPRACVSELRYPQPDFPAAGAVLALASGGALATWQGERL, encoded by the coding sequence ATGCGTTCCGACGTGGTCATCGTCGCCCCCAACGGGCGCCGGCCCCGAATCGAGTGCACCGGCGGGCTGGCCGCCCGGCTCACCGCCGCCGACACCGTGCATCTGGTGTCGGCGGCGGCCACGCCGCTGGGTGGTGACGTGATCACCGTGCGGGTCGTCGTGGAGTCCGGCGCCCGGCTGGCCATCCGCAGCGCGGCCGCGACCGTGGCGCTGCCCGGCGCTGCGACGCCCGAGTCGCAGGCGATCTGGGCGCTCGAGGTCGCCGGCGACCTCGACCTCGACCCGCAACCCACCGTTGTCGCAGGCGCTTCGCGACACGTCACCACGACTCGGCTGACGCTGACCGGCACCGCCCGTGTGCGCGTGCGCGAGCGAGTGCAGATCGGCAGGTCCGGTGAGCGACAGGGATTCTGGTCGGGCGCACTGCACGCCGACGTGGACGGTATGCCGCTGCTACGGCACCGCATGGAGCTGGGGGACGGCTCGGTCGCCGACGACGCGCTGGGCACGCCGCGGGCGTGCGTCAGTGAACTCCGTTACCCGCAACCCGATTTCCCGGCTGCAGGCGCGGTACTCGCCCTGGCCTCCGGCGGTGCGCTGGCGACCTGGCAGGGGGAGCGCCTCTAA
- the ureG gene encoding urease accessory protein UreG has protein sequence MPPHFLDGQPHDHVVRPKRQRTPGEPLRVGVGGPVGSGKTALVAALCRQLREQLSLAVLTNDIYTTEDADFLRRHAVLPDERIAAVQTGGCPHTAIRDDITANLDAIDDLVARNDGLELILVESGGDNLTATFSSGLIDVQIFVVDVAGGDKVPRKGGPGVTFSDLLVVNKTDLAPMVGADLDVMRRDAAAVRGDRPTLLISLTEDPAATPVLAWVREQLRVPAEH, from the coding sequence ATGCCACCGCATTTCCTGGACGGGCAGCCACACGACCACGTCGTGCGGCCGAAACGCCAACGAACACCGGGGGAGCCGCTGCGCGTCGGTGTCGGCGGGCCGGTGGGATCGGGTAAGACGGCGCTGGTCGCGGCATTGTGCAGGCAGTTGCGCGAGCAGCTGTCGCTGGCGGTGCTGACCAACGACATCTACACCACCGAGGACGCCGACTTCCTGCGCCGCCACGCGGTGCTGCCCGACGAGCGGATCGCGGCCGTGCAGACGGGAGGCTGCCCCCACACCGCGATCCGTGACGACATCACCGCCAACCTCGACGCCATCGACGACCTCGTGGCTCGCAACGACGGGTTGGAGCTGATCCTGGTCGAGTCCGGCGGCGACAATCTCACCGCCACGTTCTCGTCCGGGCTGATCGATGTGCAGATCTTCGTCGTCGACGTGGCCGGCGGGGACAAGGTGCCGCGCAAAGGCGGACCCGGCGTCACATTCTCGGACCTGCTGGTGGTCAACAAAACCGACCTCGCGCCGATGGTCGGCGCCGACCTCGACGTGATGCGCCGCGATGCGGCGGCCGTCCGCGGGGACCGCCCGACGCTGCTGATCTCGCTGACCGAGGACCCCGCCGCGACCCCGGTGCTGGCGTGGGTGCGCGAGCAACTGCGGGTTCCGGCCGAGCACTAG
- a CDS encoding urease accessory protein UreF produces the protein MMTLTNLLALADSRLPTGGHVHSGGAEEAVASGLVVDLATLRAYLRRRIRAHGLVTASLAAAVHAGTMSVGEADRETDARTPSPAARRASRAQGRGLIRLARRVWAGEDWAPLGATPHLAVAAGAVGRAAKLTVEQTALSVVYTTMTGSATAAQRLLALDPGDVAALTFELASECDQVAAAAVKEPAELSDPLLDVLAQRHSERERPLFVS, from the coding sequence CTGATGACACTGACCAACCTGCTCGCGCTCGCCGACTCGCGCTTGCCGACCGGCGGCCACGTGCATTCCGGTGGAGCGGAGGAGGCGGTCGCCAGCGGGCTGGTGGTGGATCTGGCCACGCTACGGGCCTATCTGCGCCGGCGGATCCGCGCCCACGGCCTGGTGACCGCATCGCTGGCCGCCGCCGTCCACGCCGGAACCATGTCGGTGGGCGAAGCCGACCGCGAAACGGATGCCCGCACACCGTCTCCGGCGGCCAGGCGGGCTTCGCGCGCACAGGGCCGCGGGCTGATCCGGCTGGCCCGCCGGGTCTGGGCCGGTGAGGACTGGGCACCGCTCGGCGCGACCCCGCATCTCGCCGTCGCAGCCGGTGCGGTGGGGAGGGCGGCGAAGTTGACCGTCGAGCAGACCGCCCTGTCGGTCGTCTACACCACCATGACCGGATCGGCGACGGCCGCCCAGCGCCTGCTGGCCCTCGATCCCGGTGACGTCGCCGCGCTGACCTTCGAGTTGGCGTCGGAGTGCGACCAGGTCGCGGCGGCCGCGGTCAAGGAACCGGCCGAGCTGTCCGATCCACTGCTTGACGTGCTGGCCCAGCGGCACAGCGAACGGGAACGACCCCTCTTCGTCTCTTGA
- a CDS encoding urease subunit alpha has translation MTALSRARYTALYGPTTGDRIRLADTDLFVEITEDRSGGPGLAGDEAVFGGGKVLRESMGQSRATRADGAPDTVITGAVILDHWGIIKADIGVRDGRIVAIGKAGNPDIMSGVHPGLVVGPSTEVIAGNGHIVTAGAIDCHVHLICPQIMEEALGSGITTIVAGGTGPAEGSKATTVTPGAWHLARMLESLDSWPLNVALLGKGNTVSAEAMWEQLRGGAAAFKLHEDWGTTPAAIDACLTVAEAAGVQVNIHTDTLNEMGFVENTLAAIKGRSIHAYHTEGAGGGHAPDIITVAGEPHVLPSSTNPTRPHTVNTLDEHLDMLMVCHHLNPSVPEDLAFAESRIRPSTIAAEDLLHDIGAISMIGSDAQAMGRIGEVVLRTWQTAHVMKRRRGSLPGDTSGNQGADNNRARRYVAKYTICPAVAHGLDGEIGSVEVGKVADLVLWDPAFFGVRPHAVLKGGMIAWAAMGDANASIPTPQPVLPRPMFGAAPAAAAATSVHFVSPQAIEDGLADRIDVKRRLVPVRDVRQVGKAQMPLNDALPRIEVDPDTFTVRIDGEVWQERPAAELPMAQRYFLF, from the coding sequence ATGACGGCGTTGTCGCGGGCGCGGTACACCGCGCTGTACGGACCCACGACCGGTGACCGGATCCGGTTGGCCGACACCGACCTGTTCGTCGAGATCACCGAGGACCGCAGTGGTGGTCCGGGACTCGCGGGCGACGAAGCGGTTTTCGGCGGGGGCAAGGTCCTGCGCGAGTCGATGGGACAGTCCCGCGCGACCCGCGCCGACGGCGCTCCCGACACCGTCATCACCGGCGCGGTCATCCTCGATCACTGGGGGATCATCAAGGCGGACATCGGGGTCCGCGATGGCCGGATCGTCGCGATCGGTAAGGCGGGCAACCCCGACATCATGTCCGGTGTGCACCCCGGTCTGGTGGTCGGCCCGTCGACGGAGGTGATCGCGGGCAACGGCCACATCGTGACCGCAGGCGCCATCGACTGCCACGTCCATCTGATCTGCCCGCAGATCATGGAGGAGGCGCTGGGCAGCGGTATCACGACGATCGTCGCTGGCGGCACCGGACCGGCCGAGGGCAGTAAGGCCACCACGGTGACGCCTGGCGCCTGGCATCTGGCCCGGATGCTCGAGTCGCTGGACTCCTGGCCGCTCAACGTCGCACTGCTCGGCAAGGGCAACACGGTCAGCGCCGAGGCCATGTGGGAACAATTGCGAGGCGGGGCAGCCGCTTTCAAGTTGCACGAGGACTGGGGCACCACCCCTGCCGCCATCGACGCCTGCCTGACCGTCGCCGAGGCCGCGGGAGTCCAGGTCAACATCCACACCGACACGCTCAACGAGATGGGCTTCGTGGAGAACACGTTGGCTGCGATCAAGGGCCGGTCGATTCACGCCTACCACACCGAGGGCGCCGGTGGCGGCCACGCACCCGACATCATCACCGTGGCGGGTGAACCCCACGTGCTTCCGAGTTCGACCAACCCGACCCGCCCGCACACGGTCAACACCCTCGACGAGCACCTCGACATGCTGATGGTGTGTCACCACCTCAACCCCAGCGTCCCGGAGGATCTCGCGTTCGCGGAGAGCCGGATTCGGCCATCGACCATCGCCGCCGAGGACCTGCTGCACGACATCGGTGCGATCTCGATGATCGGTAGCGACGCGCAGGCGATGGGCCGCATCGGTGAGGTGGTGTTGCGCACCTGGCAGACCGCGCACGTGATGAAGCGCAGACGCGGGTCACTGCCCGGCGACACATCCGGAAATCAAGGGGCGGACAACAACCGGGCCCGCCGCTACGTCGCCAAGTACACCATCTGCCCGGCCGTCGCCCACGGCCTCGACGGCGAGATCGGTTCGGTCGAGGTCGGCAAAGTCGCCGACCTGGTGCTGTGGGATCCGGCGTTCTTCGGCGTGCGCCCGCACGCGGTGCTCAAGGGCGGCATGATCGCCTGGGCGGCGATGGGTGACGCCAACGCCTCGATTCCCACCCCGCAGCCGGTGCTGCCGCGCCCGATGTTCGGTGCGGCGCCGGCCGCCGCTGCGGCCACGTCGGTGCACTTCGTATCGCCGCAGGCTATCGAGGACGGCCTCGCCGACCGGATCGACGTCAAGCGCCGACTCGTCCCGGTGCGAGACGTTCGGCAGGTCGGCAAGGCCCAGATGCCGCTCAACGACGCGCTGCCCCGCATCGAGGTGGATCCCGACACCTTCACCGTGCGTATCGACGGTGAGGTGTGGCAGGAGCGGCCCGCAGCCGAACTGCCCATGGCACAACGGTATTTCCTGTTCTGA